The region AAAGTTTAGGGTCTTTTGTAATTCTTAGAAACAAAGCACATGCATGCCGTAGCCTCAAGGCCCGCTTcgtcatttaatattttcggaGAATTATATCTGTAGAACGACCGGCTCAGCTGTATTGTAAACAATTTGAATAGGTAACTGTATCCACATCTGGCACGGTATAAAAGTCAATGGCTATTATCGTAAAAGTAAGATAGGTTAAATAAAACGCGCGTAGTCCAAAACTGAGTTCCGCGCTCGCGCTTGGCAGGTAGGGGCGCACGGTGCGGTGACGCAGTGGCAGTCGCTGAAACGCAGTGGCGCGCGCGGCTGGCAAGCAAGTCAGGTTTGCATCTCACAGAACTTCGGACGCGTTTATCTCATTCGCTCGTTCAGTGCGTTTAAACAAGTTGTAACTTGATTTagtaatatcaaattattgtGATGGCAGCAAGTTCAAGTAGAAAACGGAAGGTCGTTGATGAACACAGATTATTTCAAGATAAATGGACGAATTTATATCTTTTCGTCTGTGTCGGGGAAAAACCCATTTGCCTCGTATGTAATGAATCAGTTTCTGTGGTGAAAGAATACAATATCAAGCGTCATTATGAGTCAAAACATTCTAGTAAGTTTGCACATCTTCAAGGACAATTACAAATTGATAAGGTGGAGACTCTGAAGAAACAACTTAAAAAACAACAGAATTCTTTTCACAAACAAAATGAAGATAGTGAAGCAAGTGTAAGAGTTAGCTACATAATTTCGGAGAAAATTGCTAAGAAGTCAAAACCATTTACCGACGGTGAATTCATAAAAGAATGTATGGAGGCCGCAGCAGAAGTTTTATGTCCCTcgcaaaaacaacttttttccAAAATAAGTCTCTCCGGCGTTACAGTCGCAAGGAGGGTAGAAGAATTGGCTAATGATATCGAACGATCATTAAAGGAACGCGTGTCgcaatttgtttattactcCATTGCACTCGACGAAAGTACCGACATAACTGACACCGCTCAACTGGCAGTGTTCATTCGCGGCATTGACGTTAATTTTGTCGTTACCGAAGAAATGGCTGCTCTTTTTCCTATGAAAGGTAGTACAAGAGGATGTGATGTGTTGGAATCGTTCAATTCCGTCATAGATAGATATGGACTCAAATTATCAAATTTGGCTGGAATTTGCACAGACGGCGCACCATCTATGGTTGGAAAAAACGAAGGACTTGTTgctttaataaagaaaaataatcccGATGTCTCTTTAATACAGTACCACTGTATCATACATCAAGAGAATTTAAGTGCTAAGTCAGTTAATATTCAAGACGTTATGAGTATTGTGGTAAAAACCGTTAACTTCATCAAATCTCGAGGTCTTAACCACAGGCAATTTCAGGAGTTTTTAAAAGAACAAGACGCCGAATATGGTGACATTACCTAGTTCTGTGATGTTCGTTGGCTTAGCAGGggaaaaatgttaaaaaggGTGTTCGATTTGCGAAAAGAAATTGCAGCATTTATGCTTAATAAGGATAAAGCTATTCCACAGTTTGGTGATGAAGCATGGCTAAGTGATTTTGGATTTCTTGTTGATATAACAGCACATCTCaatgatttaaataa is a window of Colias croceus chromosome 17, ilColCroc2.1 DNA encoding:
- the LOC123699332 gene encoding general transcription factor II-I repeat domain-containing protein 2-like translates to MAASSSRKRKVVDEHRLFQDKWTNLYLFVCVGEKPICLVCNESVSVVKEYNIKRHYESKHSSKFAHLQGQLQIDKVETLKKQLKKQQNSFHKQNEDSEASVRVSYIISEKIAKKSKPFTDGEFIKECMEAAAEVLCPSQKQLFSKISLSGVTVARRVEELANDIERSLKERVSQFVYYSIALDESTDITDTAQLAVFIRGIDVNFVVTEEMAALFPMKGSTRGCDVLESFNSVIDRYGLKLSNLAGICTDGAPSMVGKNEGLVALIKKNNPDVSLIQYHCIIHQENLSAKSVNIQDVMSIVVKTVNFIKSRGLNHRQFQEFLKEQDAEYGDIT